Proteins from a genomic interval of Clostridium sp. 'deep sea':
- a CDS encoding HAMP domain-containing sensor histidine kinase, with the protein MKRQNLKTKKTKPKKPAKKPKQKNNNQNSAFDHFISLLRFNIRFKLTLGYALRIAIILVTISAFVYFGSCYIVYSAYNNIFDSSSKNIEFLFNQGLNYDSSVITNTVKNNNISLYVYTNEYQKLYSFPDDEAQKYNETVFKNTYRWWNGHNFEDIYYTTSKKNIHGDVYKIVLKKSLLSASSLYKIILTPTIIALIIIYLSTVMSASKMATKHLDPIHTMTAKVRQISAKNLSTRLDIRGTKDELKDLAHTFNVMLDGIAHSYEREKQFVSDASHELRTPIAVIKGYASLIQRWGKDDPEVLNESIQAIVSETDSMQSLVESLLFIARKDRGTLKMDFEYFCISDLANEIIRDTNLIDKEHTVLHDIKPNLIQRGSADKLKQAFRILIDNSLKYTPTKGIVQVDLKCSEKHNIFMICDTGIGISQEDLPHIFDRFYRADKSRTKYKEKESTGGTGLGLSIAKIIVEQHGGRILVESEIDVGSKFTIFLPKEAVLKSPTNSKNQVSKK; encoded by the coding sequence ATGAAAAGGCAAAATCTCAAAACTAAAAAAACAAAACCCAAAAAGCCTGCTAAAAAACCTAAACAAAAAAATAATAATCAAAACAGTGCTTTTGACCATTTTATTTCATTGTTAAGGTTTAATATTCGTTTTAAACTAACCCTAGGCTATGCCCTAAGAATAGCTATTATATTAGTAACCATTAGTGCCTTTGTTTATTTTGGATCCTGTTATATTGTTTATAGTGCCTATAATAATATATTTGATAGTTCCTCTAAAAATATAGAATTTTTGTTTAACCAAGGCTTAAACTATGACTCTAGTGTAATTACTAATACAGTTAAAAATAATAATATAAGCTTATATGTTTATACCAACGAATATCAAAAACTATACAGTTTTCCAGATGATGAAGCCCAAAAATACAATGAGACTGTTTTTAAAAATACCTATCGATGGTGGAATGGACATAATTTTGAAGATATTTACTATACTACTAGTAAAAAAAATATCCATGGTGATGTATACAAAATTGTCTTAAAAAAATCCTTACTTAGTGCCTCATCTTTATACAAAATAATACTAACTCCAACTATAATAGCTTTAATCATAATATATTTAAGTACAGTTATGTCTGCTAGTAAGATGGCGACAAAACACCTAGATCCTATTCATACAATGACTGCTAAGGTTCGCCAAATATCTGCTAAAAACCTATCTACCAGGTTAGATATTAGGGGTACCAAAGATGAACTAAAAGACCTTGCTCATACCTTTAATGTTATGTTAGATGGAATAGCTCATAGTTATGAGCGAGAGAAACAGTTTGTTTCTGATGCCTCACATGAACTCAGAACACCCATTGCTGTTATAAAAGGTTATGCCTCTTTAATACAGCGCTGGGGTAAAGATGACCCCGAAGTGTTAAATGAAAGCATTCAAGCCATTGTTAGTGAAACAGATAGCATGCAAAGCCTCGTAGAGAGTTTACTATTTATTGCTCGTAAAGATAGAGGAACCTTAAAAATGGACTTTGAATACTTCTGCATCTCTGATTTAGCTAATGAAATAATAAGAGATACTAATTTAATCGATAAAGAGCATACCGTACTTCATGATATTAAACCAAACTTAATTCAACGAGGCAGTGCCGACAAATTAAAACAGGCTTTTAGAATACTAATAGATAATAGTTTGAAGTATACCCCCACTAAAGGAATTGTGCAGGTTGACCTAAAATGTTCGGAAAAACATAACATATTTATGATATGTGATACTGGCATTGGAATAAGCCAAGAGGATTTACCCCATATTTTTGACCGTTTTTACAGAGCAGATAAATCAAGAACCAAATACAAAGAAAAAGAAAGTACCGGTGGAACTGGCTTGGGTTTATCGATAGCTAAAATAATTGTAGAGCAGCATGGAGGGCGCATTTTGGTAGAGAGTGAAATAGATGTTGGCTCTAAGTTTACAATATTTTTACCAAAAGAGGCTGTGCTAAAGTCACCAACTAATAGTAAAAATCAAGTTAGTAAAAAATAA